One Pararge aegeria chromosome 4, ilParAegt1.1, whole genome shotgun sequence DNA segment encodes these proteins:
- the LOC120623491 gene encoding lipase 3-like: MITFILIIFYVLHSTYTIPAKWPHKFISFEPPETRPIKRPLGYIEDTYLNFTQLATKYGYPSEQHSVITEDGYVLTVFRILPKCSPAKGFPVILGHGIYDSSDTWIFTGPDTGLGYILSNNCYDAWAVNFRGNTYSRKHLRLDPEKDSAFWEFSFDENGNYDLPALIDYILNVTEKSSVYYVGHSQGSTDFFVMGSLRPDYNEKVRLSIQLAPVAWMKNIKSPIPKILSRRSKEIRSALEFAGYNEIFAKHQLTHLVPELLCQIAPNAVCGTVLALTTGYKLGSITSLNLAIGIGHLLVGVSVKTLTHFAQLVDSGQFRRYDEGKAGNTRKYGSTLPPKYDVSLITSPVVLISAKNDWLSTPEDLFILTSRLPNLVENYVVPEPTWSHNNHVWGVNATELVFEKILSFFQKFNT, from the coding sequence ATGATAACgtttattctaataattttcTATGTGCTACACTCTACATATACAATCCCTGCAAAATGGCcacataaatttatttctttcgaACCACCGGAAACGAGACCTATTAAAAGACCTTTGGGATACATCGAGGACACATATCTGAATTTCACGCAATTAGCCACAAAATATGGATACCCATCAGAACAACATAGTGTTATAACAGAGGATGGTTACGTTCTGACAGTTTTCAGGATACTTCCCAAGTGTTCACCAGCAAAAGGATTTCCCGTGATACTTGGCCACGGAATCTACGACAGTTCAGACACGTGGATTTTTACGGGCCCAGATACAGGACTGGGATATATTCTATCAAATAATTGCTACGATGCGTGGGCAGTCAACTTCAGAGGAAATACCTATTCGCGCAAGCATTTACGCCTAGATCCAGAAAAAGATTCGGCATTTTGGGAGTTTTCTTTCGACGAAAACGGCAATTATGATTTGCCGGCCTTGATAGACTATATTTTGAATGTTACTGAGAAGAGCAGCGTTTATTATGTAGGCCATTCGCAAGGATCGACAGACTTTTTCGTCATGGGCTCGCTAAGACCAGATTATAATGAGAAGGTACGATTATCAATACAACTAGCGCCGGTAGCTTggatgaagaatataaaaagccCTATTCCAAAAATTTTATCACGAAGATCAAAAGAAATAAGAAGTGCTCTTGAATTTGCAGGGTACAATGAAATTTTTGCAAAACATCAACTGACACATTTGGTGCCAGAACTTCTGTGTCAAATAGCTCCGAATGCAGTGTGTGGCACAGTATTGGCCTTAACCACAGGTTACAAATTGGGCTCCATCACGTCATTAAATTTAGCAATTGGTATCGGTCATTTACTTGTTGGTGTTTCTGTTAAAACTCTGACTCATTTTGCGCAATTGGTTGACTCTGGGCAGTTTCGGCGTTACGATGAAGGAAAAGCAGGAAATACTAGGAAGTATGGATCAACGTTGCCTCCAAAATACGATGTATCTCTTATAACTTCTCCCGTAGTGCTGATTAGTGCTAAAAACGATTGGTTATCCACTCCAGAagacttatttattttgacttCAAGATTGCCGAATTTAGTTGAAAATTATGTTGTACCAGAACCAACATGGAGTCACAACAATCATGTTTGGGGAGTGAATGCGACGGAATTGGTATTCgagaaaattttaagtttttttcaaaAGTTCAATACTTGA